From the Anguilla anguilla isolate fAngAng1 chromosome 6, fAngAng1.pri, whole genome shotgun sequence genome, one window contains:
- the LOC118229141 gene encoding probable cation-transporting ATPase 13A3 isoform X4, with translation MSPWRTLAGKAPNLSLCSGLEDLELTCSSVYSDHSTGLTDETQDHRRLFFGVNEIDVKVPSVFKLLIKEVLNPFYVFQLFSVILWSSDEYYYYASAIVFMSVISITTSLYSIRKQYVMLHDMVASHSVVRVSVCRANNEIEEALSTDLVPGDILVIPTNGIIMPCDAVLISGTCIVNESMLTGESVPVTKTNLPNPDQEKKEEEEAIVYSVEEHKRHTLFCGTHVIQTRFYTGELVKAVVVRTGFSTEKGQLVRSILHPKPTDFKLYRDAYLFLLCLVGVAGIGFIYTLVLSIMNEEPARFIIIESLDLITITVPPALPAAMTVGIFYAQRRLKSIGIFCISPQRINMCGQLNLVCFDKTGTLTEDGLDLWGIQRVDNSMFLLSEESVRREALVKSRFVSCMAVCHSLTRIKGELSGDPLDLKMFEATGWILEEPTEEETSLHNRIMPTVVRPPKQLFPKQETTSSQDMELCELSSSYEMGIVRQFPFSSALQRMSVVARLLGEKRMDAYLKGAPEVVASLCKKETVPEDFSEVLEGYTKQGFRVIALAHRRLESKLNWHKVQSISRDLIESNMEFLGLIIMQNKLKAETPGVLEDLRRANIRTVMVTGDNMLTAISVARDCGMIPPQDRVIVADALPPKDGQAARIEWHYANDPTARPNKGSHLEVVDIGLDDDDEDKLTLQQRYHFAMSGRSFAVITAHFQDLVQKLVLHGTVFARMAPDQKTQLVEALQSVDYFVGMCGDGANDCGALKRAHGGISLSELEASVASPFTSRTPNISCVPDLIREGRAALITSFCVFKFMALYSIIQYISIILLYSFSSNLGDFQFLFIDVAIILVMVFTMSLNQACKQLVAQRPPLGLISRPLLSSVLLQILVCLGFQVLAFLLVKEQSWYEEWTPASDACNMSHSSAHNTTGSSKHSERNIENYENTTIFYVSCFQYLVIAIVFSKGKPFRQPSYRNWPFLLSAVFFYFLLLFIILYPIPAIDNVLQIVCVPYQWRIRVLVIVVANAVVSILIEAGIDRCGARCLARLCCQRTQSSNVRYMRLARELQKDPYWPPKARTTTEAQTPHCPDNTFHLLAS, from the exons ATGAGCCCCTGGAGGACCCTGGCAGGAAAGGCACCAAACCTCAGCTTGTGCAG TGGTTTGGAGGACCTGGAGTTGACCTGTTCCTCCGTATACTCGGACCATAGCACGGGGCTGACCGATGAGACGCAGGACCACAG GAGGCTGTTTTTTGGAGTGAATGAAATCGACGTGAAAGTGCCCTCAGTTTTCAAGCTGCTAATCAAAGAG GTGCTAAACCCCTTCTACGTCTTCCAGCTCTTCAGTGTCATTCTGTGGAGCTCCGATGAGTATTACTACTACGCCTCAGCCATCGTCTTCATGTCAGTCATATCCATAACTACCTCTCTGTACAGCATCCGAAAg caaTATGTCATGCTGCATGATATGGTGGCCTCTCACAGCGTTGTACGAGTGTCTGTCTGCAGGGCCAATAACG AGATAGAGGAGGCCCTGTCCACAGACCTGGTCCCTGGAGACATCCTGGTTATCCCCACCAACGGGATCATCATGCCCTGTGACGCTGTGCTGATCAGTGGCACCTGCATTGTCAATGAGAGCATGCTCACAg GTGAGAGCGTGCCAGTAACCAAGACCAACCTGCCCAACCCAGACcaggagaagaaagaggaggaagaggccatCGTCTACAGCGTGGAGGAACACAAGAGACACACCCTGTTCTGCGGCACCCACGTCATACAGACGCGCTTCTACACGGGCGAGCTGGTCAAGGCCGTGGTGGTCAGGACCG GTTTCAGCACTGAGAAGGGCCAGTTGGTACGCTCTATCCTGCACCCCAAACCCACCGACTTCAAACTGTACCGGGACGCCTACCTCTTCCTCCTGTGCctggtgggcgtggccgggaTCGGCTTCATCTACACGCTGGTCCTCAGCATCATGAACGAG gaGCCCGCCAGGTTCATCATCATCGAGTCCCTGGACCTCATCACCATCACCGTGCCCCCGGCGCTCCCCGCCGCCATGACGGTGGGCATATTCTACGCCCAGCGGCGTCTCAAAAGCATCGGCATCTTCTGCATCAGCCCCCAGAGGATCAACATGTGCGGCCAGCTCAACCTGGTCTGCTTCGACAAG ACTGGCACACTCACTGAAGATGGCCTGGACTTGTGGGGCATCCAGAGAGTGGACAACAGCAT GTTCCTGCTCTCAGAGGAGAGCGTCCGCAGGGAGGCTCTGGTCAAATCCCGCTTTGTGTCCTGCATGGCTGTCTGCCACTCCCTGACCAGGATCAAGGGGGAGCTGTCCGGAGACCCTCTGGACCTGAAGATGTTCGAGGCCACGGGCTGG ATTCTTGAGGAGCCCACAGAGGAAGAGACTTCTCTCCACAATCGCATCATGCCCACGGTGGTCCGCCCACCCAAGCAGTTGTTTCCCAAGCAGGAGACGACCTCCAGTCAGGACATG GAGCTGTGCGAGTTGTCG TCGTCCTATGAGATGGGCATCGTGCGGCAGTTCCCCTTCTCCTCGGCGCTCCAGAGGATGAGCGTGGTGGCCAGACTGCTGGGAGAGAAGCGCATGGATGCCTACCTCAAGGGGGCGCCAGAAGTGGTGGCCAGCCTCTGTAAGAAGGAAACAG TGCCGGAGGACTTCTCTGAGGTTCTGGAGGGCTACACCAAGCAGGGTTTCCGGGTCATTGCCCTGGCCCACCGGCGGCTGGAGTCCAAACTCAACTGGCACAAAGTGCAGAGCATCAGCAG GGACCTTATTGAGAGCAACATGGAGTTCCTGGGCCTGATCATCATGCAGAACAAGCTGAAGGCCGAGACGCCGGGCGTCCTGGAGGACCTTCGCCGCGCCAACATACGCACCGTCATGGTCACAG GTGATAACATGCTGACGGCCATATCAGTGGCACGGGACTGCGGGATGATCCCCCCACAGGACAGGGTCATCGTCGCCGACGCACTTCCGCCTAAAGACGGCCAGGCTGCCAGGATCGAGTGGCACTACGCAAACGACCCCACCGCGCGTCCCAACAAAGGCTCCCACTTGGAG GTGGTGGACATCGGTCTGGATGACGACGACGAGGACAAGCTGACTCTCCAGCAGCGGTACCACTTCGCCATGAGCGGCCGATCCTTCGCCGTCATCACCGCGCACTTCCAGGATCTGGTTCAGAAG CTGGTCCTCCACGGCACGGTGTTTGCCCGGATGGCGCCGGACCAGAAGACCCAGCTGGTGGAGGCGCTGCAGAGCGTGGA CTACTTCGTGGGCATGTGTGGCGACGGAGCTAATGACTGTGGC GCCCTGAAGAGAGCTCATGGCGGGATTTCCCTGTCGGAGCTGGAGGCTTCTGTGGCCTCCCCCTTCACATCCAGAACCCCCAACATTTCCTGTGTGCCTGACCTGATCAG GGAGGGCAGAGCGGCTCTCATCACTTCCTTCTGTGTGTTCAAGTTCATGGCCCTGTATAGCATAATCCAGTACATCAGCATCATTCTGCTCTACTCT TTCTCAAGCAACCTTGGAGACTTCCAGTTCCTCTTCATTGATGTTGCCATCATTCTGGTCATGGTCTTCACCA tgaGTCTGAACCAGGCCTGTAAGCAGCTGGTGGCACAGCGCCCCCCACTGGGCCTCATCTCCAGGCCGCTGCTCTCCTCCGTCCTGCTGCAGATCCTGGTGTGCCTGGGCTTCCAGGTGCTCGCCTTCCTCCTGGTGAAGGAGCAGAGCTGGTATGAGGAGTGGACCCCTGCCTCAGA TGCTTGCAATATGTCCCATTCATCTGCTCACAACACAACTGGGTCCAGTAAGCACAGCGAGAGGAACATCGAAAACTACGAGAACACGACCATCTTCTATGTCTCCTGCTTTCAGTATCTGGTCATCGCCATCGTCTTTTCCAAAGGGAAGCCTTTCAGGCAGCCCAGCTACAGAAACT ggccATTCCTCCTGTCTGCTGTGTTCTTCTACTTCCTCCTGTTGTTCATCATATTGTATCCAATTCCTGCCATCGATAATGTCCTGCAA aTTGTGTGCGTCCCTTACCAGTGGCGAATCAGGGTGCTCGTTATCGTCGTAGCCAATGCTGTCGTGTCCATCCTGATAGAG GCTGGCATTGACCGCTGTGGGGCCAGGTGTCTGGCACGGCTGTGCTGCCAAAGGACGCAGTCCTCTAATGTGCGCTACATGCGCCTGGCCAGGGAGCTGCAGAAGGACCCCTACTGGCCCCCCAAGGCCAGAACCACCACCGAGGCCCAAACTCCCCACTGCCCCGACAACACATTCCACCTGTTAGCCTCCTAG
- the LOC118229141 gene encoding probable cation-transporting ATPase 13A3 isoform X2 produces MEKEDVKLVNKGLEDEMEICGYRPCRWKVALVGLGVVCSGGFLLLLLYWMPEWWVKGTCTRATLHQAEVLLLRSTDEFKRWFRAKVCVLLATGKNPFYLGDQTSPAVANGHTTLCSDEPLEDPGRKGTKPQLVQIRYFTLHSTKYYWNDKMQNFEVLNGLEDLELTCSSVYSDHSTGLTDETQDHRRLFFGVNEIDVKVPSVFKLLIKEVLNPFYVFQLFSVILWSSDEYYYYASAIVFMSVISITTSLYSIRKQYVMLHDMVASHSVVRVSVCRANNEIEEALSTDLVPGDILVIPTNGIIMPCDAVLISGTCIVNESMLTGESVPVTKTNLPNPDQEKKEEEEAIVYSVEEHKRHTLFCGTHVIQTRFYTGELVKAVVVRTGFSTEKGQLVRSILHPKPTDFKLYRDAYLFLLCLVGVAGIGFIYTLVLSIMNEEPARFIIIESLDLITITVPPALPAAMTVGIFYAQRRLKSIGIFCISPQRINMCGQLNLVCFDKTGTLTEDGLDLWGIQRVDNSMFLLSEESVRREALVKSRFVSCMAVCHSLTRIKGELSGDPLDLKMFEATGWILEEPTEEETSLHNRIMPTVVRPPKQLFPKQETTSSQDMELCELSSSYEMGIVRQFPFSSALQRMSVVARLLGEKRMDAYLKGAPEVVASLCKKETVPEDFSEVLEGYTKQGFRVIALAHRRLESKLNWHKVQSISRDLIESNMEFLGLIIMQNKLKAETPGVLEDLRRANIRTVMVTGDNMLTAISVARDCGMIPPQDRVIVADALPPKDGQAARIEWHYANDPTARPNKGSHLEVVDIGLDDDDEDKLTLQQRYHFAMSGRSFAVITAHFQDLVQKLVLHGTVFARMAPDQKTQLVEALQSVDYFVGMCGDGANDCGALKRAHGGISLSELEASVASPFTSRTPNISCVPDLIREGRAALITSFCVFKFMALYSIIQYISIILLYSFSSNLGDFQFLFIDVAIILVMVFTMSLNQACKQLVAQRPPLGLISRPLLSSVLLQILVCLGFQVLAFLLVKEQSWYEEWTPASDACNMSHSSAHNTTGSSKHSERNIENYENTTIFYVSCFQYLVIAIVFSKGKPFRQPSYRNWPFLLSAVFFYFLLLFIILYPIPAIDNVLQIVCVPYQWRIRVLVIVVANAVVSILIEAGIDRCGARCLARLCCQRTQSSNVRYMRLARELQKDPYWPPKARTTTEAQTPHCPDNTFHLLAS; encoded by the exons ATGGAGAAGGAAGATGTGAAACTTGTGAACAAAGGCCTGGAGGATGAAATG GAGATCTGCGGGTACAGGCCGTGCCGTTGGAAAGTGGCCTTGGTGGGCTTGGGCGTGGTCTGCTCCGGCggcttcctgctgctgctcctgtacTGGATGCCCGAGTGGTGGGTGAAGGGCACCTGCACCCGGGCCACCCTCCACCAGGCCGAGGTCCTGCTGCTCCGGTCCACC GATGAGTTCAAACGGTGGTTCAGAGCCAAGGTGTGCGTGCTTCTGGCCACGGGGAAGAATCCTTTCTACTTGGGTGACCAGACCTCCCCGGCTGTGGCTAATGGCCACACCACGCTCTGTTCTGATGAGCCCCTGGAGGACCCTGGCAGGAAAGGCACCAAACCTCAGCTTGTGCAG atTCGCTATTTCACACTCCACAGCACAAAATACTACTGGAACGATAAGATGCAGAATTTTGAAGTGTTAAA TGGTTTGGAGGACCTGGAGTTGACCTGTTCCTCCGTATACTCGGACCATAGCACGGGGCTGACCGATGAGACGCAGGACCACAG GAGGCTGTTTTTTGGAGTGAATGAAATCGACGTGAAAGTGCCCTCAGTTTTCAAGCTGCTAATCAAAGAG GTGCTAAACCCCTTCTACGTCTTCCAGCTCTTCAGTGTCATTCTGTGGAGCTCCGATGAGTATTACTACTACGCCTCAGCCATCGTCTTCATGTCAGTCATATCCATAACTACCTCTCTGTACAGCATCCGAAAg caaTATGTCATGCTGCATGATATGGTGGCCTCTCACAGCGTTGTACGAGTGTCTGTCTGCAGGGCCAATAACG AGATAGAGGAGGCCCTGTCCACAGACCTGGTCCCTGGAGACATCCTGGTTATCCCCACCAACGGGATCATCATGCCCTGTGACGCTGTGCTGATCAGTGGCACCTGCATTGTCAATGAGAGCATGCTCACAg GTGAGAGCGTGCCAGTAACCAAGACCAACCTGCCCAACCCAGACcaggagaagaaagaggaggaagaggccatCGTCTACAGCGTGGAGGAACACAAGAGACACACCCTGTTCTGCGGCACCCACGTCATACAGACGCGCTTCTACACGGGCGAGCTGGTCAAGGCCGTGGTGGTCAGGACCG GTTTCAGCACTGAGAAGGGCCAGTTGGTACGCTCTATCCTGCACCCCAAACCCACCGACTTCAAACTGTACCGGGACGCCTACCTCTTCCTCCTGTGCctggtgggcgtggccgggaTCGGCTTCATCTACACGCTGGTCCTCAGCATCATGAACGAG gaGCCCGCCAGGTTCATCATCATCGAGTCCCTGGACCTCATCACCATCACCGTGCCCCCGGCGCTCCCCGCCGCCATGACGGTGGGCATATTCTACGCCCAGCGGCGTCTCAAAAGCATCGGCATCTTCTGCATCAGCCCCCAGAGGATCAACATGTGCGGCCAGCTCAACCTGGTCTGCTTCGACAAG ACTGGCACACTCACTGAAGATGGCCTGGACTTGTGGGGCATCCAGAGAGTGGACAACAGCAT GTTCCTGCTCTCAGAGGAGAGCGTCCGCAGGGAGGCTCTGGTCAAATCCCGCTTTGTGTCCTGCATGGCTGTCTGCCACTCCCTGACCAGGATCAAGGGGGAGCTGTCCGGAGACCCTCTGGACCTGAAGATGTTCGAGGCCACGGGCTGG ATTCTTGAGGAGCCCACAGAGGAAGAGACTTCTCTCCACAATCGCATCATGCCCACGGTGGTCCGCCCACCCAAGCAGTTGTTTCCCAAGCAGGAGACGACCTCCAGTCAGGACATG GAGCTGTGCGAGTTGTCG TCGTCCTATGAGATGGGCATCGTGCGGCAGTTCCCCTTCTCCTCGGCGCTCCAGAGGATGAGCGTGGTGGCCAGACTGCTGGGAGAGAAGCGCATGGATGCCTACCTCAAGGGGGCGCCAGAAGTGGTGGCCAGCCTCTGTAAGAAGGAAACAG TGCCGGAGGACTTCTCTGAGGTTCTGGAGGGCTACACCAAGCAGGGTTTCCGGGTCATTGCCCTGGCCCACCGGCGGCTGGAGTCCAAACTCAACTGGCACAAAGTGCAGAGCATCAGCAG GGACCTTATTGAGAGCAACATGGAGTTCCTGGGCCTGATCATCATGCAGAACAAGCTGAAGGCCGAGACGCCGGGCGTCCTGGAGGACCTTCGCCGCGCCAACATACGCACCGTCATGGTCACAG GTGATAACATGCTGACGGCCATATCAGTGGCACGGGACTGCGGGATGATCCCCCCACAGGACAGGGTCATCGTCGCCGACGCACTTCCGCCTAAAGACGGCCAGGCTGCCAGGATCGAGTGGCACTACGCAAACGACCCCACCGCGCGTCCCAACAAAGGCTCCCACTTGGAG GTGGTGGACATCGGTCTGGATGACGACGACGAGGACAAGCTGACTCTCCAGCAGCGGTACCACTTCGCCATGAGCGGCCGATCCTTCGCCGTCATCACCGCGCACTTCCAGGATCTGGTTCAGAAG CTGGTCCTCCACGGCACGGTGTTTGCCCGGATGGCGCCGGACCAGAAGACCCAGCTGGTGGAGGCGCTGCAGAGCGTGGA CTACTTCGTGGGCATGTGTGGCGACGGAGCTAATGACTGTGGC GCCCTGAAGAGAGCTCATGGCGGGATTTCCCTGTCGGAGCTGGAGGCTTCTGTGGCCTCCCCCTTCACATCCAGAACCCCCAACATTTCCTGTGTGCCTGACCTGATCAG GGAGGGCAGAGCGGCTCTCATCACTTCCTTCTGTGTGTTCAAGTTCATGGCCCTGTATAGCATAATCCAGTACATCAGCATCATTCTGCTCTACTCT TTCTCAAGCAACCTTGGAGACTTCCAGTTCCTCTTCATTGATGTTGCCATCATTCTGGTCATGGTCTTCACCA tgaGTCTGAACCAGGCCTGTAAGCAGCTGGTGGCACAGCGCCCCCCACTGGGCCTCATCTCCAGGCCGCTGCTCTCCTCCGTCCTGCTGCAGATCCTGGTGTGCCTGGGCTTCCAGGTGCTCGCCTTCCTCCTGGTGAAGGAGCAGAGCTGGTATGAGGAGTGGACCCCTGCCTCAGA TGCTTGCAATATGTCCCATTCATCTGCTCACAACACAACTGGGTCCAGTAAGCACAGCGAGAGGAACATCGAAAACTACGAGAACACGACCATCTTCTATGTCTCCTGCTTTCAGTATCTGGTCATCGCCATCGTCTTTTCCAAAGGGAAGCCTTTCAGGCAGCCCAGCTACAGAAACT ggccATTCCTCCTGTCTGCTGTGTTCTTCTACTTCCTCCTGTTGTTCATCATATTGTATCCAATTCCTGCCATCGATAATGTCCTGCAA aTTGTGTGCGTCCCTTACCAGTGGCGAATCAGGGTGCTCGTTATCGTCGTAGCCAATGCTGTCGTGTCCATCCTGATAGAG GCTGGCATTGACCGCTGTGGGGCCAGGTGTCTGGCACGGCTGTGCTGCCAAAGGACGCAGTCCTCTAATGTGCGCTACATGCGCCTGGCCAGGGAGCTGCAGAAGGACCCCTACTGGCCCCCCAAGGCCAGAACCACCACCGAGGCCCAAACTCCCCACTGCCCCGACAACACATTCCACCTGTTAGCCTCCTAG
- the LOC118229141 gene encoding probable cation-transporting ATPase 13A3 isoform X3, giving the protein MKWWEICGYRPCRWKVALVGLGVVCSGGFLLLLLYWMPEWWVKGTCTRATLHQAEVLLLRSTDEFKRWFRAKVCVLLATGKNPFYLGDQTSPAVANGHTTLCSDEPLEDPGRKGTKPQLVQIRYFTLHSTKYYWNDKMQNFEVLNGLEDLELTCSSVYSDHSTGLTDETQDHRRLFFGVNEIDVKVPSVFKLLIKEVLNPFYVFQLFSVILWSSDEYYYYASAIVFMSVISITTSLYSIRKQYVMLHDMVASHSVVRVSVCRANNEIEEALSTDLVPGDILVIPTNGIIMPCDAVLISGTCIVNESMLTGESVPVTKTNLPNPDQEKKEEEEAIVYSVEEHKRHTLFCGTHVIQTRFYTGELVKAVVVRTGFSTEKGQLVRSILHPKPTDFKLYRDAYLFLLCLVGVAGIGFIYTLVLSIMNEEPARFIIIESLDLITITVPPALPAAMTVGIFYAQRRLKSIGIFCISPQRINMCGQLNLVCFDKTGTLTEDGLDLWGIQRVDNSMFLLSEESVRREALVKSRFVSCMAVCHSLTRIKGELSGDPLDLKMFEATGWILEEPTEEETSLHNRIMPTVVRPPKQLFPKQETTSSQDMELCELSSSYEMGIVRQFPFSSALQRMSVVARLLGEKRMDAYLKGAPEVVASLCKKETVPEDFSEVLEGYTKQGFRVIALAHRRLESKLNWHKVQSISRDLIESNMEFLGLIIMQNKLKAETPGVLEDLRRANIRTVMVTGDNMLTAISVARDCGMIPPQDRVIVADALPPKDGQAARIEWHYANDPTARPNKGSHLEVVDIGLDDDDEDKLTLQQRYHFAMSGRSFAVITAHFQDLVQKLVLHGTVFARMAPDQKTQLVEALQSVDYFVGMCGDGANDCGALKRAHGGISLSELEASVASPFTSRTPNISCVPDLIREGRAALITSFCVFKFMALYSIIQYISIILLYSFSSNLGDFQFLFIDVAIILVMVFTMSLNQACKQLVAQRPPLGLISRPLLSSVLLQILVCLGFQVLAFLLVKEQSWYEEWTPASDACNMSHSSAHNTTGSSKHSERNIENYENTTIFYVSCFQYLVIAIVFSKGKPFRQPSYRNWPFLLSAVFFYFLLLFIILYPIPAIDNVLQIVCVPYQWRIRVLVIVVANAVVSILIEAGIDRCGARCLARLCCQRTQSSNVRYMRLARELQKDPYWPPKARTTTEAQTPHCPDNTFHLLAS; this is encoded by the exons ATGAAATGGTGG GAGATCTGCGGGTACAGGCCGTGCCGTTGGAAAGTGGCCTTGGTGGGCTTGGGCGTGGTCTGCTCCGGCggcttcctgctgctgctcctgtacTGGATGCCCGAGTGGTGGGTGAAGGGCACCTGCACCCGGGCCACCCTCCACCAGGCCGAGGTCCTGCTGCTCCGGTCCACC GATGAGTTCAAACGGTGGTTCAGAGCCAAGGTGTGCGTGCTTCTGGCCACGGGGAAGAATCCTTTCTACTTGGGTGACCAGACCTCCCCGGCTGTGGCTAATGGCCACACCACGCTCTGTTCTGATGAGCCCCTGGAGGACCCTGGCAGGAAAGGCACCAAACCTCAGCTTGTGCAG atTCGCTATTTCACACTCCACAGCACAAAATACTACTGGAACGATAAGATGCAGAATTTTGAAGTGTTAAA TGGTTTGGAGGACCTGGAGTTGACCTGTTCCTCCGTATACTCGGACCATAGCACGGGGCTGACCGATGAGACGCAGGACCACAG GAGGCTGTTTTTTGGAGTGAATGAAATCGACGTGAAAGTGCCCTCAGTTTTCAAGCTGCTAATCAAAGAG GTGCTAAACCCCTTCTACGTCTTCCAGCTCTTCAGTGTCATTCTGTGGAGCTCCGATGAGTATTACTACTACGCCTCAGCCATCGTCTTCATGTCAGTCATATCCATAACTACCTCTCTGTACAGCATCCGAAAg caaTATGTCATGCTGCATGATATGGTGGCCTCTCACAGCGTTGTACGAGTGTCTGTCTGCAGGGCCAATAACG AGATAGAGGAGGCCCTGTCCACAGACCTGGTCCCTGGAGACATCCTGGTTATCCCCACCAACGGGATCATCATGCCCTGTGACGCTGTGCTGATCAGTGGCACCTGCATTGTCAATGAGAGCATGCTCACAg GTGAGAGCGTGCCAGTAACCAAGACCAACCTGCCCAACCCAGACcaggagaagaaagaggaggaagaggccatCGTCTACAGCGTGGAGGAACACAAGAGACACACCCTGTTCTGCGGCACCCACGTCATACAGACGCGCTTCTACACGGGCGAGCTGGTCAAGGCCGTGGTGGTCAGGACCG GTTTCAGCACTGAGAAGGGCCAGTTGGTACGCTCTATCCTGCACCCCAAACCCACCGACTTCAAACTGTACCGGGACGCCTACCTCTTCCTCCTGTGCctggtgggcgtggccgggaTCGGCTTCATCTACACGCTGGTCCTCAGCATCATGAACGAG gaGCCCGCCAGGTTCATCATCATCGAGTCCCTGGACCTCATCACCATCACCGTGCCCCCGGCGCTCCCCGCCGCCATGACGGTGGGCATATTCTACGCCCAGCGGCGTCTCAAAAGCATCGGCATCTTCTGCATCAGCCCCCAGAGGATCAACATGTGCGGCCAGCTCAACCTGGTCTGCTTCGACAAG ACTGGCACACTCACTGAAGATGGCCTGGACTTGTGGGGCATCCAGAGAGTGGACAACAGCAT GTTCCTGCTCTCAGAGGAGAGCGTCCGCAGGGAGGCTCTGGTCAAATCCCGCTTTGTGTCCTGCATGGCTGTCTGCCACTCCCTGACCAGGATCAAGGGGGAGCTGTCCGGAGACCCTCTGGACCTGAAGATGTTCGAGGCCACGGGCTGG ATTCTTGAGGAGCCCACAGAGGAAGAGACTTCTCTCCACAATCGCATCATGCCCACGGTGGTCCGCCCACCCAAGCAGTTGTTTCCCAAGCAGGAGACGACCTCCAGTCAGGACATG GAGCTGTGCGAGTTGTCG TCGTCCTATGAGATGGGCATCGTGCGGCAGTTCCCCTTCTCCTCGGCGCTCCAGAGGATGAGCGTGGTGGCCAGACTGCTGGGAGAGAAGCGCATGGATGCCTACCTCAAGGGGGCGCCAGAAGTGGTGGCCAGCCTCTGTAAGAAGGAAACAG TGCCGGAGGACTTCTCTGAGGTTCTGGAGGGCTACACCAAGCAGGGTTTCCGGGTCATTGCCCTGGCCCACCGGCGGCTGGAGTCCAAACTCAACTGGCACAAAGTGCAGAGCATCAGCAG GGACCTTATTGAGAGCAACATGGAGTTCCTGGGCCTGATCATCATGCAGAACAAGCTGAAGGCCGAGACGCCGGGCGTCCTGGAGGACCTTCGCCGCGCCAACATACGCACCGTCATGGTCACAG GTGATAACATGCTGACGGCCATATCAGTGGCACGGGACTGCGGGATGATCCCCCCACAGGACAGGGTCATCGTCGCCGACGCACTTCCGCCTAAAGACGGCCAGGCTGCCAGGATCGAGTGGCACTACGCAAACGACCCCACCGCGCGTCCCAACAAAGGCTCCCACTTGGAG GTGGTGGACATCGGTCTGGATGACGACGACGAGGACAAGCTGACTCTCCAGCAGCGGTACCACTTCGCCATGAGCGGCCGATCCTTCGCCGTCATCACCGCGCACTTCCAGGATCTGGTTCAGAAG CTGGTCCTCCACGGCACGGTGTTTGCCCGGATGGCGCCGGACCAGAAGACCCAGCTGGTGGAGGCGCTGCAGAGCGTGGA CTACTTCGTGGGCATGTGTGGCGACGGAGCTAATGACTGTGGC GCCCTGAAGAGAGCTCATGGCGGGATTTCCCTGTCGGAGCTGGAGGCTTCTGTGGCCTCCCCCTTCACATCCAGAACCCCCAACATTTCCTGTGTGCCTGACCTGATCAG GGAGGGCAGAGCGGCTCTCATCACTTCCTTCTGTGTGTTCAAGTTCATGGCCCTGTATAGCATAATCCAGTACATCAGCATCATTCTGCTCTACTCT TTCTCAAGCAACCTTGGAGACTTCCAGTTCCTCTTCATTGATGTTGCCATCATTCTGGTCATGGTCTTCACCA tgaGTCTGAACCAGGCCTGTAAGCAGCTGGTGGCACAGCGCCCCCCACTGGGCCTCATCTCCAGGCCGCTGCTCTCCTCCGTCCTGCTGCAGATCCTGGTGTGCCTGGGCTTCCAGGTGCTCGCCTTCCTCCTGGTGAAGGAGCAGAGCTGGTATGAGGAGTGGACCCCTGCCTCAGA TGCTTGCAATATGTCCCATTCATCTGCTCACAACACAACTGGGTCCAGTAAGCACAGCGAGAGGAACATCGAAAACTACGAGAACACGACCATCTTCTATGTCTCCTGCTTTCAGTATCTGGTCATCGCCATCGTCTTTTCCAAAGGGAAGCCTTTCAGGCAGCCCAGCTACAGAAACT ggccATTCCTCCTGTCTGCTGTGTTCTTCTACTTCCTCCTGTTGTTCATCATATTGTATCCAATTCCTGCCATCGATAATGTCCTGCAA aTTGTGTGCGTCCCTTACCAGTGGCGAATCAGGGTGCTCGTTATCGTCGTAGCCAATGCTGTCGTGTCCATCCTGATAGAG GCTGGCATTGACCGCTGTGGGGCCAGGTGTCTGGCACGGCTGTGCTGCCAAAGGACGCAGTCCTCTAATGTGCGCTACATGCGCCTGGCCAGGGAGCTGCAGAAGGACCCCTACTGGCCCCCCAAGGCCAGAACCACCACCGAGGCCCAAACTCCCCACTGCCCCGACAACACATTCCACCTGTTAGCCTCCTAG